Sequence from the Bos javanicus breed banteng chromosome 11, ARS-OSU_banteng_1.0, whole genome shotgun sequence genome:
AACGAAGATATCTGAACTCATGGTCCTACACATTAGTTTAGCAAAAACTCTGGTTTCTGGTACCCAAAGAGCTTAAAGTCCCCCTCAAACCGCGCATACAGGCGCCGGATGTCTCGTTTGCTGATGCCCAGGAAGTACTGCTCGACCTTGGTTCTGTTGTACGCAGTGATGCCCAGGGGGATGGTGGGGTAGGCCACCAGGTGGTCGATGCCCGCCTCTCTGAGGATGTATGGGGCGTCGTCCTCCAGGGTCTCGTGGTGCCCGACAACGCTGTACGTGATCTCACAGGGTGCGCACAGCTCCACGTACGTCACCCAGTGGATGATGTGGTCCCCGAACTGGAGATCCAGCCACCTGTGGTTGGGGTCACCCAGGTAGCGCACAAAATCCTCAAACTGGATGCCCCGGGTCTCCGTCCGGTTCCTCCTGTACTTTCTGATGATGCCGGGGGCGATCTCGTGCCTGTACCAAGGCTCAAAGCGGGGGTTGTGGACAAACTTATCCTTAAACGCAGAGATCAGTCTCTCGAAAGGATCTCTTACGATAAAAAACTTGAAGTATGTTTTCAAgctaaggaaaaaaatggaagataaaGAAGAGGTTAACTCAATGCTGCTGGTGGTGCTAGATATGGGTTGTGAGGTGGGGAAGAGTGAAGCGTGATGGCTGGAGcaacggcagccaccaggctggGCCCTGTGCCAAAGACACTGCACACAGTTCTTACTTAA
This genomic interval carries:
- the CHST10 gene encoding carbohydrate sulfotransferase 10, with protein sequence MFDNMHHQWLLLAACFWVILMFMVASKFITLTFKDPDAYSAKQEFLFLTAVPDAGRLPGETHFPEELKPTGKMLVEPLVYAQRLELMRNVCREDALRNLSHTAVSKFVLDRIFVCDKHKILFCQTPKVGNTQWKKVLIVLNGAFPSIEEIPENVVHDHEKNGLPRLSSFSEAEIQKRLKTYFKFFIVRDPFERLISAFKDKFVHNPRFEPWYRHEIAPGIIRKYRRNRTETRGIQFEDFVRYLGDPNHRWLDLQFGDHIIHWVTYVELCAPCEITYSVVGHHETLEDDAPYILREAGIDHLVAYPTIPLGITAYNRTKVEQYFLGISKRDIRRLYARFEGDFKLFGYQKPEFLLN